A section of the Kribbella voronezhensis genome encodes:
- a CDS encoding LLM class flavin-dependent oxidoreductase yields MEIGVNVPNFGPGTDPGRLRDWARTVEGLGYDLLMVSDHVAITPDVAEQYPAPFYEPFTALSWLAGITGTIKLGTTVLIAPYRHPLLVARMAANLNQLSGGRFVLGVGAGWARQEFEALGVDFSQRGKLTDELLRTVRDAWTNDADYRSGDIPIWVGGLSTAGMRRAVRLGDAWHPLRQSMDWMRDALGVLAKIAENEQRALPAFSPRILLRLTPEPLNDRVAGEGSIDQVIGDLDQLEALGAEAVVLDPFIGDPAETERPETAWNALATVMAHRGDK; encoded by the coding sequence GTGGAAATCGGCGTGAACGTCCCCAACTTCGGCCCCGGCACCGATCCGGGACGGCTTCGCGACTGGGCCCGGACGGTGGAGGGACTGGGCTACGACCTGCTGATGGTGTCCGACCACGTCGCGATCACGCCCGACGTCGCGGAGCAGTACCCGGCTCCCTTCTACGAACCGTTCACCGCGCTCAGCTGGCTGGCCGGCATCACCGGCACGATCAAACTGGGCACCACGGTGCTGATCGCGCCGTACCGGCATCCGCTGCTGGTCGCCCGGATGGCGGCGAACCTCAACCAGTTGAGTGGCGGCCGGTTCGTCCTCGGCGTCGGAGCCGGCTGGGCGCGACAGGAGTTCGAGGCACTCGGCGTCGATTTCTCCCAGCGCGGAAAGCTGACCGACGAGTTGCTGCGAACCGTGCGCGACGCATGGACGAACGACGCCGACTACCGCAGCGGCGACATCCCGATCTGGGTGGGTGGACTCAGTACTGCGGGGATGCGGCGGGCCGTCCGCCTCGGTGACGCGTGGCATCCGCTGCGGCAGTCGATGGACTGGATGCGGGACGCGCTCGGCGTACTGGCGAAGATCGCCGAGAACGAGCAGAGAGCGCTCCCTGCGTTCTCACCGCGGATCCTGCTCCGGCTCACTCCGGAGCCGTTGAACGATCGGGTCGCTGGTGAGGGATCGATCGACCAGGTGATCGGTGACCTCGATCAGCTGGAGGCACTCGGCGCCGAGGCCGTAGTACTGGATCCGTTCATCGGCGATCCAGCAGAGACCGAACGGCCGGAGACGGCCTGGAACGCGCTGGCGACAGTCATGGCACACAGAGGAGACAAGTAG
- a CDS encoding Lrp/AsnC family transcriptional regulator: MTETLDPTDWAILVEVQRDGRISLTELGRRVNLSASAATERVRRLEAAGIISGYRADVDLAKVGFPVLAVVRLKYPGNKHEPLRKLLAERFEILECLRTTGDDCYTLKVAAESMAHLEELVNELTEFGTTTTNLVYSQTQPYRGPQRPPPEV; the protein is encoded by the coding sequence ATGACCGAGACTCTCGATCCGACCGACTGGGCCATCCTGGTCGAGGTGCAGCGCGACGGGCGGATCTCGCTGACCGAACTCGGCCGCCGGGTGAACCTGAGCGCCTCGGCGGCCACCGAGCGGGTGAGGCGACTCGAAGCGGCCGGGATCATCAGTGGCTATCGCGCGGATGTGGACCTGGCGAAGGTCGGGTTCCCCGTGCTGGCCGTCGTTCGGCTGAAGTACCCCGGCAACAAGCACGAGCCGCTGCGGAAGTTGCTCGCCGAACGGTTCGAGATCCTCGAGTGTCTGCGGACGACCGGGGACGACTGCTACACGCTGAAGGTGGCGGCCGAGTCGATGGCGCACCTGGAGGAACTGGTAAACGAGTTGACCGAGTTCGGGACGACGACTACCAATCTGGTGTACAGCCAGACGCAGCCCTACCGGGGGCCGCAACGGCCGCCCCCGGAGGTTTGA
- a CDS encoding MazG nucleotide pyrophosphohydrolase domain-containing protein, giving the protein MEFSEMVQSAREVRQKYAGFEERRYGRSWTREELMLGFLGDVGDLAKLVQGKEGVRPRDDLDEAFAHELADCLWSVIVLADAYQVDLESAFSRTMRELKGQL; this is encoded by the coding sequence ATGGAGTTCTCGGAGATGGTTCAGTCAGCTCGGGAAGTGCGGCAGAAGTACGCCGGGTTCGAGGAGCGGCGGTACGGCCGGAGCTGGACGCGGGAGGAGCTGATGCTGGGCTTCCTCGGCGATGTCGGGGATCTCGCGAAGCTTGTCCAGGGCAAGGAAGGCGTGCGGCCGCGAGACGATCTCGACGAGGCGTTCGCCCATGAGCTGGCCGATTGCCTGTGGTCGGTGATCGTGCTCGCGGACGCCTATCAGGTTGACCTGGAGAGCGCGTTCTCGCGCACGATGAGGGAGCTGAAGGGTCAGCTCTGA
- a CDS encoding OsmC family protein: MGDDTLRSVHFERTENSKYLVHNVRGGTLSVGSGGETDTDFTPVELLLAAIGACSAIDVDVVVSRRAEPTEFSAVVRGDKIRDPEQGNRMENLAVEFTIRFPEGEAGDKAREALPRAVKMSHDRLCTVSRTVELGTPVHTTVVDPPQS; encoded by the coding sequence ATGGGCGACGACACCCTTCGCTCGGTGCACTTCGAGCGCACCGAGAACAGCAAGTACCTGGTCCACAACGTCCGCGGCGGCACGCTGTCGGTCGGCTCAGGTGGTGAGACCGACACCGACTTCACCCCGGTGGAGCTGCTGCTCGCCGCGATCGGCGCCTGTTCCGCGATCGACGTCGACGTCGTGGTCAGCCGGCGCGCGGAGCCGACCGAGTTCAGCGCGGTCGTGCGCGGCGACAAGATCCGGGACCCCGAGCAGGGCAACCGGATGGAGAACCTCGCCGTCGAGTTCACCATCCGCTTCCCCGAGGGCGAAGCCGGCGACAAGGCCCGCGAGGCCCTGCCCCGAGCGGTCAAGATGTCCCACGACCGCCTGTGCACGGTGAGCCGCACAGTAGAACTCGGCACGCCGGTCCACACCACCGTCGTCGACCCGCCTCAGAGCTGA
- a CDS encoding SDR family oxidoreductase, with protein sequence MRVVIAGGHGQIALRLTKVLAGAGHEVVGLVRNPDHQVDLTAVGGSAAVLDLEKTDVAAVAEVLAGADVAIFSAGAGPGSGTERKETVDRGAAVLFAEAAERAGVRRHLQVSSMGADRADELDPDDTFTIYLRAKKAAEDDLRGRDLDWTILRPGALTNDPGTGLVLLADKTGRGSVSRDDVAAVLAGLCETPASIGRTLELIAGDTPIATALSSL encoded by the coding sequence ATGCGAGTCGTCATTGCGGGTGGACACGGGCAGATCGCGCTGAGGTTGACCAAGGTGCTGGCGGGTGCCGGGCACGAGGTGGTCGGGCTGGTGCGGAACCCGGACCACCAGGTCGATCTCACCGCAGTGGGTGGCTCAGCCGCAGTACTGGATCTGGAGAAGACCGACGTCGCTGCGGTCGCCGAGGTGCTGGCCGGTGCGGACGTCGCGATCTTTTCCGCCGGCGCCGGCCCCGGGAGTGGCACCGAGCGCAAGGAGACCGTGGATCGTGGCGCGGCGGTGTTGTTCGCCGAGGCGGCTGAGCGCGCCGGCGTACGGCGTCATCTTCAGGTCAGCTCGATGGGCGCGGACCGTGCCGACGAACTCGATCCGGACGACACCTTCACGATCTACCTGCGGGCGAAGAAGGCGGCCGAGGACGACCTGCGCGGCCGCGACCTGGACTGGACCATCCTGCGCCCGGGAGCGCTCACCAACGATCCCGGCACCGGACTGGTCCTGCTCGCCGACAAGACCGGCCGCGGCAGCGTCAGCCGCGACGACGTGGCCGCCGTTCTTGCCGGACTCTGCGAAACCCCGGCCTCGATCGGCCGGACCCTGGAGCTCATCGCCGGCGACACACCGATCGCCACGGCGCTGAGCAGCCTCTGA
- a CDS encoding propionyl-CoA synthetase produces MGAYEDSYRRSLADPDGFWLEAASAISWTRSPIRGLDDSAAPLYRWFSDGELNTSYNALDRHVESGAGERSALIYDSPVTGTTRTFTYAELRDRVAVFAGALRSVGVGKGDRVIVYMPMIPEAVIAMLACARLGAIHSVVFGGFAPKELAARIDDATPKVIVAASCGIEPTRVVEYKPIVDSALELAGHQPDHTILLQRENAPGKLGERDLDWETLISDARPVDPVPVAATDPLYVLYTSGTTGKPKGVVRDNGGHAVALAWSMRAVYDIGPGDVWWTASDVGWVVGHSYIVYAPLLVGATTVLYEGKPVGTPDAGAFWRVISEHHVKALFTAPTALRAIKKVDPDAAELAKYDLGAFSTLFLAGERLDPETYHWAHDKLGVPVVDHWWQTETGWPIAANPRGLEALPTKPGSATVPLPGWNVQILDADGTVLPAGEEGAIAIKLPLPPGALPTLWGDDARYILSYLSQYDGYYLTGDGGYIDADGYIFVMGRTDDVINVAGHRLSTGSMEAVLAAHPAVAECAVIGVHDALKGQLPRGFVVLKAGVEISSEALQAELVAAVRRDIGPVAAFREVSVVDALPKTRSGKILRKTMRGIADGREVQIPSTIEDPTVLDTLRPILRHED; encoded by the coding sequence ATGGGTGCGTACGAAGACAGCTACCGCCGCAGCCTGGCGGATCCGGACGGGTTCTGGCTGGAGGCCGCCTCGGCGATCAGCTGGACGCGCTCTCCGATCCGCGGTCTCGACGATTCGGCCGCGCCGCTCTACCGATGGTTCTCCGACGGCGAGCTCAATACGTCGTACAACGCGCTCGACCGGCACGTGGAGAGCGGCGCCGGAGAGCGCTCTGCGCTGATCTACGACTCTCCCGTCACCGGTACGACTCGCACCTTCACGTACGCCGAACTGCGCGACCGGGTCGCGGTGTTCGCGGGCGCGCTCAGGTCGGTCGGCGTCGGCAAGGGTGATCGGGTCATCGTCTACATGCCGATGATTCCCGAAGCGGTCATCGCGATGCTGGCGTGTGCCCGACTGGGGGCGATCCACTCGGTCGTGTTCGGCGGATTCGCGCCGAAGGAACTCGCCGCGAGGATCGACGACGCCACTCCCAAGGTGATCGTCGCCGCGTCCTGCGGGATCGAGCCGACCCGCGTCGTCGAGTACAAGCCGATCGTCGACAGCGCGCTCGAACTGGCCGGCCACCAGCCCGACCACACCATTCTGCTGCAGCGCGAGAACGCGCCCGGGAAACTCGGAGAGCGCGATCTCGACTGGGAAACGCTGATCTCGGACGCGCGCCCGGTCGATCCCGTGCCGGTCGCCGCGACCGATCCGCTCTATGTGCTGTACACGTCCGGCACGACCGGTAAGCCGAAGGGCGTCGTACGCGACAACGGCGGCCACGCGGTAGCGCTGGCCTGGTCGATGCGCGCCGTTTACGACATCGGTCCCGGCGACGTGTGGTGGACCGCCTCCGATGTCGGCTGGGTCGTCGGCCACTCCTACATCGTCTACGCGCCGCTGCTCGTGGGTGCGACCACGGTTCTCTACGAGGGCAAACCGGTCGGTACGCCGGACGCGGGCGCCTTCTGGCGAGTGATCTCCGAGCATCACGTGAAAGCGCTCTTCACCGCTCCGACCGCGCTCCGGGCGATCAAGAAGGTCGACCCCGACGCGGCCGAGCTGGCGAAGTACGACCTCGGTGCGTTCAGCACGCTCTTCCTTGCCGGTGAGCGGCTCGATCCGGAGACCTATCACTGGGCGCACGACAAACTCGGCGTACCGGTGGTCGATCACTGGTGGCAGACGGAGACCGGCTGGCCGATCGCGGCGAATCCGCGGGGGCTCGAAGCGCTGCCGACCAAGCCTGGGTCGGCAACAGTTCCACTGCCTGGCTGGAACGTGCAGATCCTCGACGCGGACGGAACCGTGCTGCCGGCGGGGGAGGAGGGCGCGATCGCGATCAAGCTACCGCTTCCGCCCGGCGCACTGCCGACGCTGTGGGGCGACGACGCCCGGTACATCCTCAGCTATCTCAGCCAGTACGACGGGTACTACCTGACCGGCGACGGCGGCTACATCGATGCCGACGGCTACATCTTCGTGATGGGCCGCACCGACGACGTCATCAATGTCGCCGGACACCGGTTGTCGACCGGCAGCATGGAGGCGGTCCTCGCGGCGCATCCCGCGGTCGCCGAGTGCGCGGTCATCGGCGTTCACGATGCGCTGAAGGGCCAGCTTCCACGGGGTTTCGTCGTGCTGAAGGCCGGCGTTGAGATCTCATCGGAAGCGCTGCAAGCAGAACTCGTCGCCGCCGTACGCCGCGATATCGGCCCGGTCGCCGCCTTCCGCGAAGTCTCCGTCGTCGACGCGCTGCCGAAGACCCGCTCCGGCAAGATCCTCCGCAAAACCATGCGCGGAATCGCCGACGGCCGCGAAGTCCAGATCCCCTCCACCATCGAAGACCCCACCGTCCTCGACACCCTCCGCCCCATCCTCCGCCACGAAGACTGA
- a CDS encoding threonine/serine dehydratase has translation MTVSRDEVLAAARRIDGRVRRTPVLQVSPTLAFKLELVQHVGSFKPRGAFNRLLSAKEQGALTGQGIVTASGGNAGLAAAYAARELGVPARIFVPRTAPAPKVARLRTLDADVVQVGNEYAEAHEAAVAASEESGALLLHAYDQPEVVAGQGTLGLELLEQLGGFDTVLVAVGGGGLIAGVATALEERARVIGVEPELAPTLHRALEAGEPVDVQVGGVAADSLGARRLGALAFDAARRYDFGSVLIAEDAIVAARNELWQDYRLAVEHGAAVAYAALTTGAYEPAADERVVVIVCGANTDPATLG, from the coding sequence ATGACGGTTTCGCGTGACGAGGTGCTGGCCGCCGCCCGGCGGATCGATGGGCGGGTACGCCGTACGCCGGTGCTCCAGGTGTCGCCGACGTTGGCCTTCAAGCTCGAACTCGTGCAGCACGTCGGGTCCTTCAAGCCACGCGGCGCCTTCAACCGGCTGCTGAGCGCCAAGGAACAGGGCGCTCTCACCGGCCAGGGCATCGTCACCGCTTCGGGTGGCAACGCCGGACTCGCCGCCGCGTACGCCGCGCGCGAACTCGGCGTACCGGCTCGCATCTTCGTACCGCGGACCGCGCCCGCTCCCAAGGTCGCCCGGCTGCGCACGCTGGACGCCGACGTGGTGCAGGTCGGGAACGAGTACGCCGAGGCGCACGAGGCCGCGGTGGCGGCGAGCGAGGAGTCGGGTGCGCTGCTTCTGCACGCGTACGACCAGCCAGAGGTCGTCGCCGGGCAGGGCACGCTCGGACTGGAACTCCTCGAACAGCTCGGCGGGTTCGACACGGTGCTGGTGGCCGTCGGTGGCGGTGGGCTGATCGCCGGCGTCGCTACCGCGTTGGAGGAGCGGGCTCGGGTGATCGGCGTCGAGCCTGAGCTGGCCCCGACGTTGCATCGCGCGCTGGAGGCCGGCGAGCCGGTCGACGTCCAGGTCGGTGGGGTGGCGGCGGACTCTCTCGGGGCGCGGCGGCTCGGGGCGCTGGCCTTCGACGCGGCGCGGCGGTACGACTTCGGGTCGGTACTGATCGCCGAGGACGCGATTGTTGCTGCTCGCAACGAACTGTGGCAGGACTACCGCCTCGCCGTCGAGCACGGTGCGGCCGTCGCCTATGCCGCCTTGACGACCGGCGCGTACGAGCCTGCGGCGGACGAGCGGGTTGTCGTCATCGTCTGCGGAGCCAACACGGACCCCGCAACGCTCGGCTGA
- a CDS encoding rhomboid family intramembrane serine protease: MSFQTPARRKGSAVDAARISSGIKLLVVLVGLMWLSEVVDTALHGRLDRYGIIAREPDGLFGILTAPFLHLGFGHLISNTLPLVTLGAIIAVSGALRLFSVTAIVTTIGGFGTWLISPPHTITIGASGLVFGYAAYLIARGIFNRRLGQVAIGVVVVIVWGSALLGGLLPQDGISWQGHLFGGIAGILAAWVLADDRKPAKRPVV, translated from the coding sequence ATGAGCTTCCAGACTCCGGCCCGGAGGAAGGGCAGCGCCGTCGACGCCGCCCGGATCAGCAGCGGGATCAAGCTGCTGGTCGTACTCGTCGGGCTGATGTGGCTCAGCGAGGTCGTCGACACGGCGTTGCACGGCCGCCTCGACCGGTACGGGATCATCGCCCGCGAACCGGACGGGCTCTTCGGCATCCTCACCGCGCCGTTCCTGCACCTCGGCTTCGGTCACCTGATCTCGAACACGCTGCCGCTCGTCACGCTGGGCGCGATCATCGCGGTCAGCGGCGCGCTGCGGCTGTTCTCGGTGACCGCGATCGTCACGACGATCGGCGGATTCGGCACCTGGCTGATCTCACCGCCGCACACGATCACGATCGGCGCGAGCGGCCTCGTCTTCGGGTACGCCGCGTATCTGATCGCGCGCGGCATCTTCAACCGGCGCCTCGGCCAGGTCGCGATCGGCGTCGTCGTCGTGATCGTCTGGGGCAGCGCGTTGCTCGGCGGCCTGCTTCCGCAGGACGGCATCTCCTGGCAGGGCCACCTGTTCGGCGGGATCGCCGGCATCCTGGCCGCATGGGTTCTCGCCGACGACCGCAAACCCGCCAAACGCCCAGTCGTCTGA
- a CDS encoding Cmx/CmrA family chloramphenicol efflux MFS transporter, whose amino-acid sequence MPIAVYVLGLAIFAQGTSELMLAGLLPDIAIDLQVSIPAAGLLISAFALGMLVGAPVLAVVTLRWPRRTALLLFLAIFALTHVAGALTPNYDVLLATRVVGAFVYAGFWAVAAVTAVGLVPRNSRAKAMSVVAGGLTIATIVGLPAGTVIGQHLGWRAAFWAVAGLSLLAMAGVLVTIPGGSPDPDSAPHLRSEIRAMANPRLWLSYATTALVTAAILVIFSYFAPLLTEATGLRPGAVPAVLALYGVGSLIGITIGGRTADATPFRTLSVGIGGLVVLSAALALWAGTPVVAIVTIFLLGGFGFAVNPALNARVFSLSGQAPTFATAINFSSFNVGITIGPWLGGLAIDAGAGYPALGWIAVALASVALGTVVLAALLPTRPLHPSDPIRTAPVPTTAVIDQET is encoded by the coding sequence ATGCCGATCGCCGTGTACGTCCTGGGGCTGGCCATCTTCGCCCAGGGCACGTCCGAGCTCATGCTGGCCGGCCTGCTGCCCGACATCGCCATCGATCTCCAGGTGTCGATCCCGGCCGCGGGTCTGCTGATCTCCGCCTTCGCCCTCGGCATGCTGGTCGGCGCGCCGGTGCTGGCGGTGGTGACGTTGCGCTGGCCCCGGCGTACGGCGCTGCTCCTGTTCCTCGCGATCTTCGCGTTGACCCACGTGGCCGGTGCGCTGACACCGAACTACGACGTGCTGCTGGCGACCCGGGTGGTAGGTGCGTTCGTGTACGCCGGGTTCTGGGCGGTCGCCGCCGTCACCGCGGTGGGCCTCGTCCCCCGCAACAGCCGGGCCAAGGCGATGAGCGTGGTGGCCGGCGGTCTCACGATCGCCACCATCGTCGGTCTGCCCGCCGGGACCGTGATCGGACAGCACCTCGGCTGGCGCGCGGCGTTCTGGGCCGTCGCCGGATTGTCGCTGCTGGCGATGGCGGGCGTGCTGGTGACGATCCCCGGCGGCAGCCCCGACCCGGACAGCGCTCCGCACCTGCGCTCGGAGATCCGGGCGATGGCCAACCCACGGCTGTGGCTGTCCTACGCGACGACCGCGCTGGTCACCGCCGCGATCCTGGTCATCTTCAGCTACTTCGCTCCCCTGCTGACCGAGGCGACAGGCCTGCGACCAGGTGCCGTTCCCGCCGTGCTGGCCCTGTACGGGGTGGGCTCATTGATCGGGATCACGATCGGCGGCCGTACGGCGGACGCCACTCCGTTCCGCACCTTGTCGGTCGGGATCGGCGGGCTGGTCGTGCTCTCGGCCGCGCTCGCGCTGTGGGCCGGGACCCCGGTGGTGGCGATCGTGACGATCTTCCTGCTCGGCGGCTTCGGCTTCGCGGTCAACCCGGCGCTGAACGCCCGGGTGTTCAGCCTGTCCGGGCAGGCGCCGACCTTCGCGACGGCGATCAACTTCTCCTCGTTCAACGTCGGCATCACCATCGGCCCGTGGCTCGGCGGCCTGGCGATCGACGCCGGCGCCGGCTACCCCGCGCTCGGCTGGATCGCCGTCGCGCTCGCTTCGGTTGCCCTCGGCACCGTGGTACTGGCCGCCCTTCTCCCGACCCGGCCCCTCCACCCGAGCGACCCGATCCGCACGGCCCCAGTACCAACCACTGCCGTCATCGATCAAGAGACCTGA
- a CDS encoding APC family permease, whose protein sequence is MSESSSAATTTEDRPELKRVMGPGLLLLFVVGDILGTGVYALTGKVAGEVGGAVWLPFLCAFVVAMLTATSYLELVTKYPKAGGAAVYTHKAFGIHFLTFLLTFAVMCSGLTSASSASKAFSENFFKAVQIDSSHGSILMLTALAFMALIALVNLRGVGESVKANVVLTLIELSGLLIVIGVGAWALAGGDGDTSRLTDFSTPDGESPFSAVTAATALAFFAMVGFEDSVNMAEETKDPVKIFPKIMLLGLSITGVIYILVAISAVALVPPDELNKGATPLLKVIQAGAPGFPLQVFAWITMFAVANSALINMLMASRLLYGMSHEKVLPGPLGRVLHKRRTPWVAILFTTLLAFFLIGYADLAALGGTTAFLLLCVFAIVNVAVLVLRRDHVEHKHFHAPTVLPVLGVVLCVYLASPLSGRASADYEIAGWLMLVGVGLWAITWLLNKYVFNRTADFDPSHFDSSGPVN, encoded by the coding sequence ATGAGCGAGAGCTCGAGTGCAGCAACTACGACCGAGGACCGCCCCGAACTGAAGCGGGTGATGGGCCCTGGGCTGTTGCTGCTGTTCGTCGTCGGCGACATCCTCGGCACCGGGGTGTACGCGTTGACCGGCAAGGTCGCCGGTGAGGTCGGCGGGGCCGTGTGGCTGCCGTTCCTGTGCGCCTTCGTGGTCGCGATGCTGACGGCAACGAGCTACCTGGAGCTCGTCACGAAGTACCCGAAGGCCGGTGGCGCGGCGGTCTACACGCACAAGGCGTTCGGGATCCACTTCCTCACCTTCCTGCTCACCTTCGCGGTGATGTGCTCCGGGCTGACCTCGGCGTCGAGTGCGTCGAAGGCGTTCTCGGAGAACTTCTTCAAGGCGGTGCAGATCGACTCCTCGCACGGATCGATCCTGATGCTCACCGCACTGGCCTTCATGGCCTTGATTGCCCTGGTCAACCTTCGTGGCGTCGGCGAGAGCGTCAAGGCCAACGTCGTACTGACCCTGATCGAGCTGAGCGGCCTGCTGATCGTGATCGGCGTCGGCGCCTGGGCGCTGGCCGGCGGCGACGGCGACACGTCCCGGCTGACCGACTTCAGTACGCCGGACGGCGAGTCCCCGTTCAGCGCGGTCACCGCGGCGACGGCACTCGCGTTCTTCGCGATGGTCGGCTTCGAGGACTCGGTGAACATGGCCGAGGAGACCAAGGACCCGGTCAAGATCTTCCCCAAGATCATGCTGCTCGGGCTGAGCATCACCGGCGTCATCTACATCCTGGTCGCGATCTCGGCCGTCGCCCTCGTGCCGCCGGACGAGCTGAACAAGGGCGCGACCCCGCTGCTCAAGGTGATCCAGGCCGGCGCGCCCGGTTTCCCGCTCCAGGTCTTCGCCTGGATCACGATGTTCGCGGTCGCCAATTCCGCCTTGATCAACATGCTGATGGCGAGCCGGCTGCTCTACGGCATGTCCCACGAGAAGGTCCTGCCTGGCCCGCTCGGACGGGTGCTGCACAAGCGCCGTACGCCGTGGGTGGCGATCCTGTTCACCACCCTGCTCGCGTTCTTCCTGATCGGGTACGCCGACCTGGCGGCGCTCGGCGGGACGACGGCGTTCCTACTGCTGTGCGTATTCGCGATCGTCAACGTGGCCGTGCTCGTACTGCGCCGCGACCACGTCGAGCACAAGCACTTCCACGCGCCGACTGTGTTGCCGGTGCTGGGTGTCGTGCTCTGCGTCTACCTGGCCAGCCCACTGTCGGGCCGTGCATCGGCCGACTACGAGATCGCCGGCTGGCTGATGCTCGTCGGCGTCGGCCTCTGGGCCATCACCTGGCTGCTCAACAAATACGTCTTCAACCGCACCGCCGACTTCGACCCGAGCCACTTCGACTCCAGCGGCCCGGTCAATTGA